One region of Esox lucius isolate fEsoLuc1 chromosome 17, fEsoLuc1.pri, whole genome shotgun sequence genomic DNA includes:
- the kbtbd12 gene encoding kelch repeat and BTB domain-containing protein 12 isoform X1, with protein MDLKIKHSLGLLDQLRKMRETEKLTDVVLVAEGSSFPCHRVVLSAFSPYFRVMFTCGLRECSTREVFLRDTPADSLALLLNYMYGSSLPLNNTNVQGVSVAAFLLQMDEVFNRCQNHMKENMDSSNCLGVYYYARDLGAEELADYAQRYLRTHFVQVCMSEEILELEAHQLGVLLSSDNLNVSREETILDVVLRWVKRDNGVEDGRRRHLAELLRKVRLALVAPDYLKEAMRRNMSLLVDTGCLEIMEEATGMHQVAVPRKLKLRYGMETTDLLLCIGNEGGGFRSRYGNYSERSFCYAPATGRTHYITSPRYGDILGYVCAGVVTEGNEIVVAGEAGVRKMARQTERNVEIFRYRVEAQGTWEHLTSAEYRDSYAVGALGDTIYLLGGQMKLKNQYLITNCVERWSLKGGPWRNAAPLPLPLAYHAVVPLKDRLYVLGGRTPQCWRTDDEPDRLSNRLLEYNPETNKWTELAPMEFSKYRFSAVALNGEIYVMGGIGCEGFDRGQSRHCLDAVEIYNPDANAWRRGPRLPFPQLSLRSNSSNAGVVGGKIYVCGYYKGADRHEDIIKDILEFDPWENRWTVAASRVLMHNSYDVCLVASLNPLELMSPPADLATQ; from the exons ATggatctgaaaataaaacacagtcTGGGTCTTCTGGACCAgctgaggaagatgagggagacCGAGAAGCTGACAGACGTGGTTCTGGTGGCGGAGGGCTCAAGCTTCCCCTGTCACCGCGTGGTCCTGTCAGCCTTCAGCCCTTACTTTCGGGTCATGTTCACCTGTGGCCTGAGGGAGTGCAGTACCAGGGAGGTATTCCTGCGTGACACACCAGCCGACAGCCTGGCTCTGCTGCTGAACTACATGTACGGCTCCAGTCTCCCGCTCAACAACACCAATGTACAGGGGGTCTCTGTCGCCGCCTTTCTTCTGCAAATGGATGAGGTGTTCAACCGCTGCCAGAACCACATGAAGGAGAACATGGACTCGTCCAACTGTCTCGGGGTGTACTACTACGCCCGTGATCTCGGTGCGGAGGAGCTGGCAGACTACGCCCAGCGATACCTGCGGACGCACTTTGTACAGGTGTGCATGAGCGAGGAGATTCTGGAACTTGAGGCCCACCAGCTGGGGGTGCTGTTGAGCTCGGACAACCTCAACGTGTCACGGGAGGAGACCATCCTGGACGTGGTGCTGCGCTGGGTCAAGCGGGACAACGGGGTGGAGGACGGCCGGAGAAGACACCTGGCTGAACTCTTGAGGAAGGTGCGCCTTGCCTTGGTCGCCCCCGATTACCTGAAGGAGGCCATGAGGAGGAATATGTCCCTGTTAGTGGATACAGGGTGTCTAGAGATCATGGAGGAGGCAACAGGGATGCACCAGGTCGCCGTTCCACGTAAACTGAAGCTCCGCTATGGGATGGAGACCACGGATCTGCTGCTCTGCATCGGCAATGAGGGCGGGGGGTTTCGGTCGCGGTACGGAAATTACTCAGAGCGCAGCTTCTGCTACGCCCCGGCCACCGGCCGCACCCACTACATCACGTCTCCGCGCTACGGAGACATTCTCGGATACGTTTGTGCGGGGGTCGTCACTGAGGGCAACGAGATCGTGGTGGCCGGTGAGGCAGGGGTGAGGAAAATGGCCAGGCAGACGGAAAGAAACGTGGAAATATTCAG GTACAGGGTGGAGGCCCAGGGGACCTGGGAGCACCTGACCTCAGCGGAGTACAGAGATTCTTATGCTGTGGGTGCGCTGGGCGATACCATTTACCTGCTGGGAGGCCAGATGAAGCTGAAGAACCAGTACCTCATCACCAACTGTGTGGAGCGTTGGTCCCTGAAGGGTGGGCCGTGGCGTAACGCCGCCCCACTACCCCTGCCGTTAGCCTATCATGCCGTTGTCCCTCTGAAGGACCGTCTCTACGTCCTCGGGGGTCGAACTCCACAG TGCTGGAGGACGGACGATGAGCCGGATCGCTTGAGCAACCGTCTGCTGGAGTACAACCCTGAGACAAACAAGTGGACAGAGCTGGCTCCCATGGAGTTCTCCAAGTATCGATTTAGCGCTGTGGCGCTCAATGGCGAAATCTACGTAATGG GTGGCATTGGCTGTGAGGGGTTTGATCGTGGCCAGTCCCGTCATTGTCTTGATGCTGTGGAGATCTACAACCCTGATGCTAATGCCTGGCGGAGAGGGCCCAGACTCCCCTTTCCACAGCTATCCCTACGCAGCAACTCGTCCAACGCTGGAGTAGTAGGGGGCAAGATATATGTGTGTGGATACTACAAAGGAGCTG ATCGTCATGAAGATATAATCAAGGACATCCTGGAATTCGACCCCTGGGAAAATCGATGGACTGTGGCGGCCAGTCGCGTTCTGATGCATAACTCCTATGATGTCTGCTTGGTGGCCAGCCTAAATCCCCTGGAGCTAATGTCTCCCCCTGCAGACCTGGCAACGCAGTGA
- the kbtbd12 gene encoding kelch repeat and BTB domain-containing protein 12 isoform X2, translating to MRETEKLTDVVLVAEGSSFPCHRVVLSAFSPYFRVMFTCGLRECSTREVFLRDTPADSLALLLNYMYGSSLPLNNTNVQGVSVAAFLLQMDEVFNRCQNHMKENMDSSNCLGVYYYARDLGAEELADYAQRYLRTHFVQVCMSEEILELEAHQLGVLLSSDNLNVSREETILDVVLRWVKRDNGVEDGRRRHLAELLRKVRLALVAPDYLKEAMRRNMSLLVDTGCLEIMEEATGMHQVAVPRKLKLRYGMETTDLLLCIGNEGGGFRSRYGNYSERSFCYAPATGRTHYITSPRYGDILGYVCAGVVTEGNEIVVAGEAGVRKMARQTERNVEIFRYRVEAQGTWEHLTSAEYRDSYAVGALGDTIYLLGGQMKLKNQYLITNCVERWSLKGGPWRNAAPLPLPLAYHAVVPLKDRLYVLGGRTPQCWRTDDEPDRLSNRLLEYNPETNKWTELAPMEFSKYRFSAVALNGEIYVMGGIGCEGFDRGQSRHCLDAVEIYNPDANAWRRGPRLPFPQLSLRSNSSNAGVVGGKIYVCGYYKGADRHEDIIKDILEFDPWENRWTVAASRVLMHNSYDVCLVASLNPLELMSPPADLATQ from the exons atgagggagacCGAGAAGCTGACAGACGTGGTTCTGGTGGCGGAGGGCTCAAGCTTCCCCTGTCACCGCGTGGTCCTGTCAGCCTTCAGCCCTTACTTTCGGGTCATGTTCACCTGTGGCCTGAGGGAGTGCAGTACCAGGGAGGTATTCCTGCGTGACACACCAGCCGACAGCCTGGCTCTGCTGCTGAACTACATGTACGGCTCCAGTCTCCCGCTCAACAACACCAATGTACAGGGGGTCTCTGTCGCCGCCTTTCTTCTGCAAATGGATGAGGTGTTCAACCGCTGCCAGAACCACATGAAGGAGAACATGGACTCGTCCAACTGTCTCGGGGTGTACTACTACGCCCGTGATCTCGGTGCGGAGGAGCTGGCAGACTACGCCCAGCGATACCTGCGGACGCACTTTGTACAGGTGTGCATGAGCGAGGAGATTCTGGAACTTGAGGCCCACCAGCTGGGGGTGCTGTTGAGCTCGGACAACCTCAACGTGTCACGGGAGGAGACCATCCTGGACGTGGTGCTGCGCTGGGTCAAGCGGGACAACGGGGTGGAGGACGGCCGGAGAAGACACCTGGCTGAACTCTTGAGGAAGGTGCGCCTTGCCTTGGTCGCCCCCGATTACCTGAAGGAGGCCATGAGGAGGAATATGTCCCTGTTAGTGGATACAGGGTGTCTAGAGATCATGGAGGAGGCAACAGGGATGCACCAGGTCGCCGTTCCACGTAAACTGAAGCTCCGCTATGGGATGGAGACCACGGATCTGCTGCTCTGCATCGGCAATGAGGGCGGGGGGTTTCGGTCGCGGTACGGAAATTACTCAGAGCGCAGCTTCTGCTACGCCCCGGCCACCGGCCGCACCCACTACATCACGTCTCCGCGCTACGGAGACATTCTCGGATACGTTTGTGCGGGGGTCGTCACTGAGGGCAACGAGATCGTGGTGGCCGGTGAGGCAGGGGTGAGGAAAATGGCCAGGCAGACGGAAAGAAACGTGGAAATATTCAG GTACAGGGTGGAGGCCCAGGGGACCTGGGAGCACCTGACCTCAGCGGAGTACAGAGATTCTTATGCTGTGGGTGCGCTGGGCGATACCATTTACCTGCTGGGAGGCCAGATGAAGCTGAAGAACCAGTACCTCATCACCAACTGTGTGGAGCGTTGGTCCCTGAAGGGTGGGCCGTGGCGTAACGCCGCCCCACTACCCCTGCCGTTAGCCTATCATGCCGTTGTCCCTCTGAAGGACCGTCTCTACGTCCTCGGGGGTCGAACTCCACAG TGCTGGAGGACGGACGATGAGCCGGATCGCTTGAGCAACCGTCTGCTGGAGTACAACCCTGAGACAAACAAGTGGACAGAGCTGGCTCCCATGGAGTTCTCCAAGTATCGATTTAGCGCTGTGGCGCTCAATGGCGAAATCTACGTAATGG GTGGCATTGGCTGTGAGGGGTTTGATCGTGGCCAGTCCCGTCATTGTCTTGATGCTGTGGAGATCTACAACCCTGATGCTAATGCCTGGCGGAGAGGGCCCAGACTCCCCTTTCCACAGCTATCCCTACGCAGCAACTCGTCCAACGCTGGAGTAGTAGGGGGCAAGATATATGTGTGTGGATACTACAAAGGAGCTG ATCGTCATGAAGATATAATCAAGGACATCCTGGAATTCGACCCCTGGGAAAATCGATGGACTGTGGCGGCCAGTCGCGTTCTGATGCATAACTCCTATGATGTCTGCTTGGTGGCCAGCCTAAATCCCCTGGAGCTAATGTCTCCCCCTGCAGACCTGGCAACGCAGTGA
- the iho1 gene encoding interactor of HORMAD1 protein 1 isoform X1, whose product MKEITMNPNMWNIKEILSIPNGSSGPKITSRNEATSDYSSLTDSQFLFGSQFLPDNMQGMLQDTAFSNRTSGSSQSQEASEPKPLSSYHTKPFLLGNGKDKVKAPCFSSGKSVGVLDKFEEDKKRAKEKLESDILTSGFLRDNLECIKLSLNHIDQSTMSGKKDFADFEKRLQQNIASLQEGFAQQFEALQNKLSTQNQMLKEMDDRAAKTGVATTALSSHMQGLLQNLEFLRHEQSQVQRMLGEVLGLTGTLVSELHPVPVGVMDSMVQTSPGMMERFSQVDEENRHLEDVGLCVAMAVTAPQKALCGVKETGGEAAEQLPSADGGLSKTCNQGRAMRRCTLRGHRPLKQPFRSRRRALVPPQRCGVKARGQCMNQQPIKQQQKQDNRSTGKEQHDPNWVHMDSVTEPQKQQRETVGYRHPFRMWSQECNQSVCVATGDPGPAWDERPPEPRVEVLSSERKRGFWHLFDINCDSD is encoded by the exons ATGAAAG aaataACAATGAATCCTAATATGTGGAATATCAAAGAGATTTTAAGCATTCCAAATGGATCCAG TGGACCCAAAATCACCAGCAGGAATGAGGCAACCAGTGACTACTCCAGCTTGACAGATTCACAGTTTCTGTTTGGATCACAATTTTTGCCTGACAACATGCAGGGAATGTTGCAAGACACAGCCTTTTCAAACAGAACATCTGGTAGTTCACAATCACAGGAG GCAAGTGAGCCAAAACCTTTAAGCAGTTACCATACCAAACCATTCCTTCTTGGAAATGGTAAGGACAAAGTGAAGGCACCATGCTTTTCAAGTGGCAAATCTGTTGGTGTGCTGGACAAGTTTGAAGAGGACAAGAAAAGGGCAAAAGAAAAGTTAGAGAG TGACATTCTCACCTCTGGATTTCTTCGTGACAACCTCGAATGT ATCAAGCTCTCTCTAAATCACATTGATCAGAGCACTATGTCTGGCAAGAAAGATTTTGCTGATTTTGAAAAGAGAT TGCAGCAAAACATAGCCAGTTTGCAGGAAGGGTTTGCACAGCAGTTTGAGGCCTTGCAGAATAAACTGAGCACCCAGAATCAGATGCTGAAGGAGATGGATGATAGAGCCGCTAAG ACAGGTGTGGCGACTACAGCACTCAGCTCTCACATGCAGGGCCTTCTGCAGAATCTAGAGTTCCTGAGACATGAGCAGAGTCAAGTACAGCGCATGTTAGGGGAAGTCCTGGGCCTTACAGGCACCTTGGTTTCCGAGCTCCACCCCGTCCCTGTCGGGGTGATGGACAGCATGGTCCAGACATCACCAGGAATGATGGAGAGGTTCAGCCAGGTGGATGAGGAGAACAGGCACTTGGAAGATGTAGGCCTTTGTGTCGCGATGGCAGTCACAGCGCCTCAGAAAGCATTGTGTGGTGTAAAGGAGACTGGAGGTGAGGCGGCAGAACAGCTACCCTCTGCAGATGGGGGCCTCTCAAAGACATGTAACCAGGGCAGGGCCATGAGGAGATGCACACTGAGAGGCCACAGACCGTTGAAACAGCCCTTCAGGAGCAGAAGGAGGGCATTGGTGCCTCCACAGAGGTGTGGCGTAAAGGCTAGGGGCCAGTGCATGAACCAACAGCCTATCAAACAGCAACAGAAGCAGGACAACAGATCAACTGGCAAGGAGCAACACGATCCCAACTGGGTACATATGGACAGTGTTACAGAACCACAGAAACAACAGCGGGAAACTGTTGGATACCGCCACCCTTTCAGGATGTGGTCCCAGGAGTGTAACCAATCTGTGTGTGTAGCCACAGGGGACCCTGGGCCAGCTTGGGATGAAAGACCACCTGAGCCTAGGGTTGAGGTTCTCtcctcagagagaaagagaggcttTTGGCATCTGTTTGATATAAACTGTGATTCTGACTGA
- the iho1 gene encoding interactor of HORMAD1 protein 1 isoform X2, giving the protein MNPNMWNIKEILSIPNGSSGPKITSRNEATSDYSSLTDSQFLFGSQFLPDNMQGMLQDTAFSNRTSGSSQSQEASEPKPLSSYHTKPFLLGNGKDKVKAPCFSSGKSVGVLDKFEEDKKRAKEKLESDILTSGFLRDNLECIKLSLNHIDQSTMSGKKDFADFEKRLQQNIASLQEGFAQQFEALQNKLSTQNQMLKEMDDRAAKTGVATTALSSHMQGLLQNLEFLRHEQSQVQRMLGEVLGLTGTLVSELHPVPVGVMDSMVQTSPGMMERFSQVDEENRHLEDVGLCVAMAVTAPQKALCGVKETGGEAAEQLPSADGGLSKTCNQGRAMRRCTLRGHRPLKQPFRSRRRALVPPQRCGVKARGQCMNQQPIKQQQKQDNRSTGKEQHDPNWVHMDSVTEPQKQQRETVGYRHPFRMWSQECNQSVCVATGDPGPAWDERPPEPRVEVLSSERKRGFWHLFDINCDSD; this is encoded by the exons ATGAATCCTAATATGTGGAATATCAAAGAGATTTTAAGCATTCCAAATGGATCCAG TGGACCCAAAATCACCAGCAGGAATGAGGCAACCAGTGACTACTCCAGCTTGACAGATTCACAGTTTCTGTTTGGATCACAATTTTTGCCTGACAACATGCAGGGAATGTTGCAAGACACAGCCTTTTCAAACAGAACATCTGGTAGTTCACAATCACAGGAG GCAAGTGAGCCAAAACCTTTAAGCAGTTACCATACCAAACCATTCCTTCTTGGAAATGGTAAGGACAAAGTGAAGGCACCATGCTTTTCAAGTGGCAAATCTGTTGGTGTGCTGGACAAGTTTGAAGAGGACAAGAAAAGGGCAAAAGAAAAGTTAGAGAG TGACATTCTCACCTCTGGATTTCTTCGTGACAACCTCGAATGT ATCAAGCTCTCTCTAAATCACATTGATCAGAGCACTATGTCTGGCAAGAAAGATTTTGCTGATTTTGAAAAGAGAT TGCAGCAAAACATAGCCAGTTTGCAGGAAGGGTTTGCACAGCAGTTTGAGGCCTTGCAGAATAAACTGAGCACCCAGAATCAGATGCTGAAGGAGATGGATGATAGAGCCGCTAAG ACAGGTGTGGCGACTACAGCACTCAGCTCTCACATGCAGGGCCTTCTGCAGAATCTAGAGTTCCTGAGACATGAGCAGAGTCAAGTACAGCGCATGTTAGGGGAAGTCCTGGGCCTTACAGGCACCTTGGTTTCCGAGCTCCACCCCGTCCCTGTCGGGGTGATGGACAGCATGGTCCAGACATCACCAGGAATGATGGAGAGGTTCAGCCAGGTGGATGAGGAGAACAGGCACTTGGAAGATGTAGGCCTTTGTGTCGCGATGGCAGTCACAGCGCCTCAGAAAGCATTGTGTGGTGTAAAGGAGACTGGAGGTGAGGCGGCAGAACAGCTACCCTCTGCAGATGGGGGCCTCTCAAAGACATGTAACCAGGGCAGGGCCATGAGGAGATGCACACTGAGAGGCCACAGACCGTTGAAACAGCCCTTCAGGAGCAGAAGGAGGGCATTGGTGCCTCCACAGAGGTGTGGCGTAAAGGCTAGGGGCCAGTGCATGAACCAACAGCCTATCAAACAGCAACAGAAGCAGGACAACAGATCAACTGGCAAGGAGCAACACGATCCCAACTGGGTACATATGGACAGTGTTACAGAACCACAGAAACAACAGCGGGAAACTGTTGGATACCGCCACCCTTTCAGGATGTGGTCCCAGGAGTGTAACCAATCTGTGTGTGTAGCCACAGGGGACCCTGGGCCAGCTTGGGATGAAAGACCACCTGAGCCTAGGGTTGAGGTTCTCtcctcagagagaaagagaggcttTTGGCATCTGTTTGATATAAACTGTGATTCTGACTGA
- the iho1 gene encoding interactor of HORMAD1 protein 1 isoform X3, with translation MKEITMNPNMWNIKEILSIPNGSSGPKITSRNEATSDYSSLTDSQFLFGSQFLPDNMQGMLQDTAFSNRTSGSSQSQEASEPKPLSSYHTKPFLLGNGKDKVKAPCFSSGKSVGVLDKFEEDKKRAKEKLESDILTSGFLRDNLECIKLSLNHIDQSTMSGKKDFADFEKRCVATTALSSHMQGLLQNLEFLRHEQSQVQRMLGEVLGLTGTLVSELHPVPVGVMDSMVQTSPGMMERFSQVDEENRHLEDVGLCVAMAVTAPQKALCGVKETGGEAAEQLPSADGGLSKTCNQGRAMRRCTLRGHRPLKQPFRSRRRALVPPQRCGVKARGQCMNQQPIKQQQKQDNRSTGKEQHDPNWVHMDSVTEPQKQQRETVGYRHPFRMWSQECNQSVCVATGDPGPAWDERPPEPRVEVLSSERKRGFWHLFDINCDSD, from the exons ATGAAAG aaataACAATGAATCCTAATATGTGGAATATCAAAGAGATTTTAAGCATTCCAAATGGATCCAG TGGACCCAAAATCACCAGCAGGAATGAGGCAACCAGTGACTACTCCAGCTTGACAGATTCACAGTTTCTGTTTGGATCACAATTTTTGCCTGACAACATGCAGGGAATGTTGCAAGACACAGCCTTTTCAAACAGAACATCTGGTAGTTCACAATCACAGGAG GCAAGTGAGCCAAAACCTTTAAGCAGTTACCATACCAAACCATTCCTTCTTGGAAATGGTAAGGACAAAGTGAAGGCACCATGCTTTTCAAGTGGCAAATCTGTTGGTGTGCTGGACAAGTTTGAAGAGGACAAGAAAAGGGCAAAAGAAAAGTTAGAGAG TGACATTCTCACCTCTGGATTTCTTCGTGACAACCTCGAATGT ATCAAGCTCTCTCTAAATCACATTGATCAGAGCACTATGTCTGGCAAGAAAGATTTTGCTGATTTTGAAAAGAGAT GTGTGGCGACTACAGCACTCAGCTCTCACATGCAGGGCCTTCTGCAGAATCTAGAGTTCCTGAGACATGAGCAGAGTCAAGTACAGCGCATGTTAGGGGAAGTCCTGGGCCTTACAGGCACCTTGGTTTCCGAGCTCCACCCCGTCCCTGTCGGGGTGATGGACAGCATGGTCCAGACATCACCAGGAATGATGGAGAGGTTCAGCCAGGTGGATGAGGAGAACAGGCACTTGGAAGATGTAGGCCTTTGTGTCGCGATGGCAGTCACAGCGCCTCAGAAAGCATTGTGTGGTGTAAAGGAGACTGGAGGTGAGGCGGCAGAACAGCTACCCTCTGCAGATGGGGGCCTCTCAAAGACATGTAACCAGGGCAGGGCCATGAGGAGATGCACACTGAGAGGCCACAGACCGTTGAAACAGCCCTTCAGGAGCAGAAGGAGGGCATTGGTGCCTCCACAGAGGTGTGGCGTAAAGGCTAGGGGCCAGTGCATGAACCAACAGCCTATCAAACAGCAACAGAAGCAGGACAACAGATCAACTGGCAAGGAGCAACACGATCCCAACTGGGTACATATGGACAGTGTTACAGAACCACAGAAACAACAGCGGGAAACTGTTGGATACCGCCACCCTTTCAGGATGTGGTCCCAGGAGTGTAACCAATCTGTGTGTGTAGCCACAGGGGACCCTGGGCCAGCTTGGGATGAAAGACCACCTGAGCCTAGGGTTGAGGTTCTCtcctcagagagaaagagaggcttTTGGCATCTGTTTGATATAAACTGTGATTCTGACTGA